Proteins from a single region of Haloarchaeobius litoreus:
- a CDS encoding hydantoinase/oxoprolinase family protein — protein MPQDTTRVAVDIGGTFTDLVAVRDGGLTLAKASTTPSNFAGGVLDAVEKGDLSLASVDQFVHGTTVVINAITERTGEATALLTTEGFRDVLDVTRANRPDMFNYQYEKPEPFVPRRHRWEVPERVDQAGEPIQPLDEDAVREAAREIRDAGFDTVAVSYLHSYENPEHERRTRELVEEVHPDAYVTLSHELTKEYREYERTNTAVLNSYVRPIADEYLDTLAGQLGERGFDGNTYAMKSNAGTASFAEARRRPVEMVESGPVGGVYGSAHVGRQLGEPDVVSFDMGGTTAKTSVVQDGEVTIDTDYWLESSPRDEGYPLKIPVVDIVEIGAGGGSIAWVDRGGSINVGPKSSGADPGPACYGRGGTEPTVTDANLLTGRLNPDYFLGGDMSLDVDAAETALEPLADAFDTSVREAAHGVLRVVNSNMANALKQVSIRRGHDPRDFVMVASGGAGPLHAGTLGRELGVKETVVPRAPGQFSAWGMLMTDLRKDFARTHVLPFDADTADEVAGIVAELEAEARDAYATEDVDEDDLVLERSVDLRYAGQEHTVNTPLGDGPVDASEVTSTIERFHERHERTYNFRLDDPCEVVNVRLTASAPMPKPEVESVVTDGDPADAIKDTREVDFATEGVHDARVYERDALPTDTRIDGPAVVEEPACTTLVHPGQTLSVDTFGHLHIS, from the coding sequence ATGCCACAAGATACCACCCGTGTCGCCGTCGACATTGGGGGGACGTTCACCGACCTCGTCGCGGTGCGAGACGGCGGACTCACCCTCGCGAAGGCGTCGACCACACCGTCGAACTTCGCCGGCGGCGTCCTCGACGCCGTCGAGAAGGGGGACCTGTCGCTCGCGTCGGTCGACCAGTTCGTCCACGGCACGACCGTCGTCATCAACGCCATCACCGAGCGAACCGGCGAGGCGACCGCGCTGCTCACGACCGAGGGCTTCCGCGACGTCCTCGACGTGACGCGCGCGAACCGCCCCGACATGTTCAACTACCAGTACGAGAAGCCCGAGCCGTTCGTCCCGCGCCGGCACCGCTGGGAGGTGCCCGAACGGGTCGACCAGGCCGGCGAACCGATCCAGCCGCTCGACGAGGACGCGGTCCGCGAGGCGGCCCGCGAGATCCGAGATGCCGGCTTCGACACCGTCGCGGTCAGCTACCTCCACAGCTACGAGAACCCGGAGCACGAGCGCCGCACACGCGAACTGGTCGAGGAGGTCCACCCCGACGCCTACGTCACGCTCTCGCACGAGCTGACGAAGGAGTACCGGGAGTACGAACGCACCAACACGGCCGTCCTCAACTCGTACGTCCGACCAATCGCCGACGAGTACCTCGACACGCTCGCCGGCCAGCTCGGTGAGCGCGGCTTCGACGGGAACACCTACGCGATGAAGTCCAACGCGGGCACCGCGAGCTTCGCCGAGGCGCGCCGCCGCCCGGTCGAGATGGTCGAGAGCGGCCCCGTCGGTGGCGTCTACGGCTCGGCACACGTCGGTCGCCAGCTCGGCGAGCCGGACGTCGTCAGCTTCGACATGGGTGGCACCACGGCGAAGACCTCCGTCGTCCAGGACGGCGAGGTCACCATCGACACCGATTACTGGCTCGAATCGTCACCGCGTGACGAGGGCTACCCCCTCAAGATACCGGTCGTCGACATCGTCGAGATCGGCGCGGGCGGGGGCTCCATCGCCTGGGTCGACCGAGGCGGCTCCATCAACGTCGGCCCGAAGAGCTCCGGGGCCGACCCCGGCCCCGCCTGCTACGGGCGCGGCGGCACCGAACCGACCGTCACCGACGCGAATCTGCTCACCGGGCGGCTGAATCCCGACTACTTCCTCGGCGGCGACATGTCCCTCGACGTCGACGCCGCCGAGACCGCGCTCGAACCGCTCGCCGACGCGTTCGACACGAGCGTCCGCGAGGCCGCCCACGGCGTGCTCCGCGTCGTGAACTCCAACATGGCGAACGCGCTCAAGCAGGTGAGCATCCGTCGCGGCCACGACCCGCGGGACTTCGTGATGGTCGCAAGTGGCGGTGCGGGCCCGCTACACGCCGGGACGCTCGGCCGCGAACTCGGCGTGAAGGAGACGGTCGTCCCGCGGGCCCCCGGACAGTTCTCCGCGTGGGGGATGCTGATGACCGACCTGCGGAAGGATTTCGCGCGCACCCACGTGCTGCCGTTCGACGCCGACACCGCCGACGAAGTCGCGGGCATCGTCGCGGAACTGGAGGCCGAGGCACGAGACGCCTACGCCACAGAGGACGTCGACGAGGACGACCTGGTGCTCGAACGCTCGGTCGACCTGCGCTACGCCGGGCAGGAGCACACGGTGAACACACCGCTCGGGGACGGTCCAGTCGATGCAAGCGAGGTCACCTCGACCATCGAGCGGTTCCACGAGCGCCACGAGCGCACGTACAACTTCCGGCTCGACGACCCGTGCGAGGTCGTCAACGTCCGCCTGACCGCGTCCGCACCGATGCCCAAACCCGAGGTCGAGTCCGTCGTCACGGACGGCGACCCGGCGGACGCGATCAAGGACACCCGCGAGGTCGACTTCGCCACCGAGGGCGTCCACGACGCCCGCGTCTACGAGCGCGACGCCCTCCCGACCGACACGAGAATCGACGGCCCCGCCGTCGTCGAGGAGCCGGCCTGCACGACGCTGGTCCACCCCGGACAGACGCTCTCGGTCGATACGTTCGGCCACCTGCACATCAGCTAA